The bacterium nucleotide sequence ACGGCCTGAGCGTGCCGATGGTGCTGCTGACGGCCCTGCTGTCGTTCCTGTGCATCATCGCCTCCTGGCGGATCGAGAAGGCGGTGAAGGGCTACTTCAGCCTGTTCCTGCTGCTCGAGGCCGGCATGATGGGCGTCTTCTGCGCGCTGGACTTCTTCCTGTTCTACGTGTTCTGGGAAGTGATGCTGCTGCCGATGTACTTCCTGATCGGCATCTGGGGCGGCCCGCGCAAGGAGTACGCCGCCATCAAGTTCTTCCTGTACACGCTGGCCGGCTCGGTGCTGATGCTGCTGGCGATGATCGCCTTCTACTACAACGTGAAGGACCCGGTCACCGGCGGCCACACCTTCAACATGCTGCACATGATGGACCAGGCCAACCACGGCGGCATCCTCGACCTGGCCAACGTCCGCTTCGCGATCTGGATGGGCCTGTTCATCGGCTTCGCCATCAAGGTGCCGGTGTTCCCCTTCCACACCTGGCTGCCCGACGCGCACGTCGAGGCGCCCACGGCCGTCTCGGTCATCCTGGCCGGCGTCCTGCTGAAGATGGGCACCTACGGCCTGCTGCGCATCAGCTACCCGATGCTGCCCGACCAGGCCGTCGGCTTCATGGTGCCGATGGCGATCCTCGGCGCGATCAACATCCTCTACGGCGCCTTCTGCGCCATGGCGCAGACGGACATGAAGAAGCTCGTGGCCTACTCCTCGGTCAGCCACATGGGCTACGTGCTGCTGGGCATGTCGGCGATGAACGAGGTCGGCATCAACGGCGCCGTGCTGCAGATGTTCAACCACGGCACGATCACGGCCATGATGTTCCTCTGCGTGGGCGTGATCTACGACCGCGCCCACCACCGCGACATCAACGGCTTCGGCGGCCTGGGCCTGCAGCTGCCGGTCTACACCTCGGTCTTCTCGTTCGCGCTGTTCGCGGCCGTCGGCCTGCCGGGCCTGAGCGGCTTCGTCAGCGAGGCGATGGTCTTCATCGGCGCCTTCCCGACGCACCGCACGATCACCATCGTCAGCGCCCTGGGCATCGTCGTGGGCGCCGCCTACGTGCTGTGGATGCTGCAGCGCGTGTTCCTGGGCGAGAAGAACGCGAAGTACGACTCGCTGCCCGAGATCAGCGCCCGCGAGCTGTTCACCCTGGTGCCCATCGGCATCATCGTGCTGGTCCTGGGCGTCTACCCGATGCCCGTGCTCGACCTGATGAAGGTGTCGCTGAACCATCTGATCAAGGTCGTGGCCGGCTAGCCGCGGCCGCGACGGGGAGATGCCCGTGAGCGTGGACATGCTGCAGATCCCGGACTGGTCGGACCTGGGCGGCTTCCTGCCCGAGACCGTGATGTTCGGCGCCTTCCTGCTGGCCCTGCTGGGCGACCTGGTCGTCCGCCGGCGGCCGGTCGTGCCCTTCGCCATCGTGATGGCCGGCGCCCTGACGGCGCTGGCCCTCTCCTTCGCCGGGCTGGACGCGCCCGAGCGCACGATCCTCGGCGGCCTGGTGATCGTGGACGGGATGGCGGCCTTCTTCCGCATCCTGTTCTCGCTGATCGCCGTGGTGACGCTGCTGGTCTC carries:
- a CDS encoding NADH-quinone oxidoreductase subunit M: MADHLLSWMTFAPVIGAAVIAGLPGRYKDFTKWIAAAATAVPLLLAVQLFLQFDRTTANMQFTEHYTWIKSFNIEYFLGVDGLSVPMVLLTALLSFLCIIASWRIEKAVKGYFSLFLLLEAGMMGVFCALDFFLFYVFWEVMLLPMYFLIGIWGGPRKEYAAIKFFLYTLAGSVLMLLAMIAFYYNVKDPVTGGHTFNMLHMMDQANHGGILDLANVRFAIWMGLFIGFAIKVPVFPFHTWLPDAHVEAPTAVSVILAGVLLKMGTYGLLRISYPMLPDQAVGFMVPMAILGAINILYGAFCAMAQTDMKKLVAYSSVSHMGYVLLGMSAMNEVGINGAVLQMFNHGTITAMMFLCVGVIYDRAHHRDINGFGGLGLQLPVYTSVFSFALFAAVGLPGLSGFVSEAMVFIGAFPTHRTITIVSALGIVVGAAYVLWMLQRVFLGEKNAKYDSLPEISARELFTLVPIGIIVLVLGVYPMPVLDLMKVSLNHLIKVVAG